A genome region from Micromonospora inyonensis includes the following:
- a CDS encoding TnsA-like heteromeric transposase endonuclease subunit translates to MNLALSHRSVTRRVTLRHVSETCSAWRGMLMFSSVDPAVMSIDVEDRLSSVEVWYRPAAGEDLVTAALGRVSLTELMAARPVREFRWYKGRTFYSGWYWSATTGGHVAYESRLELARILLADFDPDVCGIVAQPFQVRGRVGDRDRRHVPDLLLGHRDGRVTVVDVKPAHRVADPVVREVFAWTAELVGLRGWTFEVWSEIDPVRLANIRFLAGYRRPFTVDGGLCAPVLDMVDGQVTVGGVERLARSIAAPERIRPVLLHLLWSGQLGGDLSVPLGAGSLVWRTEQP, encoded by the coding sequence ATGAATCTTGCACTGTCTCATCGATCTGTCACTCGGCGTGTCACTTTGCGACATGTCTCTGAGACGTGTTCGGCGTGGCGGGGGATGTTGATGTTCTCGTCGGTCGATCCTGCGGTCATGTCAATCGATGTTGAAGATCGCCTTTCCTCTGTTGAGGTGTGGTATCGCCCTGCTGCGGGCGAGGACCTGGTGACTGCTGCTTTGGGTCGGGTGTCGCTGACGGAGTTGATGGCGGCACGGCCGGTGCGAGAGTTCCGCTGGTACAAGGGTCGCACGTTTTACTCGGGGTGGTACTGGTCTGCCACGACGGGTGGGCATGTCGCGTACGAGAGCCGCCTGGAGCTGGCACGGATTCTGCTGGCTGATTTCGATCCCGATGTGTGCGGGATCGTCGCGCAGCCGTTCCAGGTCCGGGGACGGGTCGGTGATAGGGACCGGCGGCATGTCCCGGATCTGTTGCTCGGCCACCGCGATGGCCGCGTCACGGTGGTGGACGTGAAACCCGCCCACCGGGTGGCGGATCCCGTGGTGCGGGAGGTGTTCGCCTGGACCGCGGAGCTTGTCGGGCTACGTGGCTGGACGTTCGAGGTGTGGTCGGAGATCGATCCGGTCCGGCTGGCCAACATCAGGTTCCTGGCGGGGTATCGGCGTCCGTTCACCGTTGACGGCGGCTTGTGCGCGCCGGTGCTCGACATGGTGGACGGTCAGGTCACCGTCGGCGGTGTCGAACGGCTCGCGCGGTCGATCGCGGCGCCGGAACGGATACGGCCGGTGTTACTGCATCTGTTGTGGTCAGGGCAGCTCGGTGGTGACCTGTCGGTGCCGTTGGGCGCCGGGTCGCTCGTCTGGCGGACGGAGCAGCCGTGA